The Patescibacteria group bacterium DNA window CAGCGAATAATCCGTCGAAGAAGTCGAAAATGGCCCCGGGATTGCTGACGATTTTGTTTTGAACTCCGTCAGAATCGATACTGTTTTTCTTGGCGGCGCTGGCAATCGCTTTTAAAACGATACCAGCAACTTCCAGCCCTTGTCCGAAAGTCGGTGATTGGCTCATAGTCCCATCCTTTTTTAAAATGTTAAAGTGCTTTTCTGCTCTTCCCGGCAGATTGGGATAATACCTATATGTTAGCACAAAATATGATTTTAGTCAAGCTTACTTTCAAAACCAAAAAAATGCGCCGGAAAAGCGCATTTTTGAATATCTTAAAATTTATGTGAAATTTATTGGTTCACTCTTTCCACATACAGTCCAGAATCGGTATTGATCTTGATGATGTCGCCTTCGTTGATGAAGATCGGCACATCTACTTTGACGCCGGTTTCGAGTTCGACCGGCTTGGTGATGTTGCCGGCGGTATTGCCGCGGATCGCGGGCGGAGCGGAGATGACTTTGAAATCCATCTTGATCGGCAATTCCAAATTGATGGCCTTATCATTGAAATACATCATCTTCACGTCCGTGCCGTCTTTCAGATAAATTTCTTTGCCGCCCAAATTTTCCAACGGCAATTCGAAAGTTTCGAAAGTATCGTTATCCATAAAATAAGCGTTGTGGTCATCGCGGTATTGATAATTGACTTTCTTGGTCGAGATGTCGGCCTCTTCGATCTTTTCCGCGCCGTGGAAACTGTCGTCGAGAATATTTCCGGTCAGCAGATTTTTCGCTTTCACTTTCAAAACCGCGCCGCGCATGGCGACCTTGAGATGATCGGTCTTGATGACTAAGTATGGCTGGCCATTGATCAGAATGACTTTGCCGGGTTTGATATCGCTAAGAGTTAACATAATAAGAAAAATTAGGATTTTCTCCTTTTGTCATCCTGCCTGTCCGCCTTGGGAGGAAGCGCCGCGCGAAGGATCTATTTTATATGAAGCGCGAACATGGTCGACAAAAATTTTTATCGTTATGATGCGAACTTCTCGGACAATAGATCCTTCACTCCGCTCCGCCAGCCGGCGGAGCTCCGTTCAGGATGACAAAAATTTATTGATGCGTAGTCGATAAAAGCGCCATGATACGGGAGCGCTTGACGGCCTGGGACAATTTTCTCTGATGCCAGGAGCAGACGCCGGTGCGCTTCGAAGGAAGAATCTTCATATGAAAATTCACGAAGCCGCGCAAAAGGCGAGTATCTTTATAATCGACATCTCCCACTTGATTGGCGCAGAAGAAGCACTTCTTTTCTTTTTTAGGTTGGTTGTTATACATATTTATTCTGTCATTTCGAGCGCAGCGAGAAATCGCTTAAACGCTAACTCCAGCTTGAAGGGATTCCTCCGCTTCGCTCGTCCTCATTCTTCGGACTCGCTTCGGTCGGAATGACAATAAGAATTATTAAAACGGAATGTTTTCGACGCGGATTTCTTCTTCTTCCGGAGCGCCATCGTTGCCGCCGGCGACCGGGCTATCGATATCGATGATCGGTTCGGACGGAGCAAACGGTTGTTCGCCGCCCATTGCCGGTGTTGCCGCGCGCGGAGCGTAATTGCTTCCGGACGATTGTCCGCCCGAATAGCCGCCCTTCGGCGAAAGCATGATCATATTTTCGGCGACGATCTCGGTGCGGTAT harbors:
- the efp gene encoding elongation factor P, which produces MLTLSDIKPGKVILINGQPYLVIKTDHLKVAMRGAVLKVKAKNLLTGNILDDSFHGAEKIEEADISTKKVNYQYRDDHNAYFMDNDTFETFELPLENLGGKEIYLKDGTDVKMMYFNDKAINLELPIKMDFKVISAPPAIRGNTAGNITKPVELETGVKVDVPIFINEGDIIKINTDSGLYVERVNQ
- the rpsR gene encoding 30S ribosomal protein S18 — its product is MYNNQPKKEKKCFFCANQVGDVDYKDTRLLRGFVNFHMKILPSKRTGVCSWHQRKLSQAVKRSRIMALLSTTHQ